One Zymoseptoria tritici IPO323 chromosome 5, whole genome shotgun sequence genomic window, CGTAACTAGTGTCCTTATATAAATGCCCTCCTAAGTTCTTCGTGCCGAACTCCTCTTCAAGTAATGCATGCTGCTTCGCAGTAGCTTTTGTAGAGAGAGCGACTTTAATAAATATAGCGTTAACGTCGTGTGTTAAGTTCTTGTAGGCCTTTATCTTATTCTGATACCGCCCATTCTTAAGCTCTAGCAGCTCGTTAACTGCGAGCCCTTTGCTATACCGACCAGCTATGTTTACGAAGCCACAAGCTAACAACGCCCGCTAAAGCACTAGGGCCGAGTTTAAGAGGAGCTACCGGAAGTACAACATCTCTCTGCCGTAATTACTCTGGCCAGCCCCGAAGAATATAATAGCCAATTGTTCGAGACACCGGTTAACATGTCTAATATCTATGCGGCGGGTGGCCTAACGGAGCGTTATCTAGAGCTTGGTAATGTGCATGCGTCGAGTTAACGCAAGTGTAGTAGAGCTGCGAGTATTCGTGTTATTAGGGGTGGCTTCGGGGCTGGGCTAGTTGCTTTCGGGGCTGAATCGCACTAGGTCTAGGTCATTTCCTTGCGCTGACTACGCCTCTAGTGCCAGAATCTGCTGGTATATGTTAGACAGAATAGACACGTACTTCCTAGGCGAAAGGTGCTGCAGAGCCTCTCGTACGACATTAATATTAGTAAGTCTAGCATAATTGCTCCCATACGAGCTAATTAACCTCCTGCGCCGCAGAGCCAATACGAACAGCCACACAACGCGAGCCTAATAGCCCTAGAGCACTACCGGCCGCAGCTTCTAATacggcgacttcttcttaggCAGGTTGGTAACCCCGAACTAGTTAATGTCACCCTAGACGGAGTGCAAGTTAGCCATGCTGCTAGGCTAGTACGACCAAAAGAGCTTGCTAATAGTAAAGCAGAGGTTTATAGCAGtatagaagaaggaagagggccCGATAAGCCATTCGCGGCGATCGAAGGCTCGGTTTGCCTCTCGCGACTCCTGCTTGACACTGCGGATGCGCATAGCAGTTAATTAATCCCTGTATACCAGCTACAAGCGGTTGCGGAACATCGGATTATCTATTGCGAACTTAAACTTGTTAATCCAGATGTCCTCGTGCACTGCGGCGGTGCCGTTAATAGTACCCTCGTTCTGGAAGATTGCCCCGATAGGGTGATATCTGCACACGTTCGGCGGAAGCTTACTAATCCCGGGCCACTTCGTCCGTTCGCAGACGAAGTCGTTACTGCTTAGGTGCTTAATGTCGACCCCAAACTGTGCTATTATAGCGGAATGCATATGATACATAGACAGTCGTTGGGCGTACTCATTACAGGGGCAGAGCGGTGGGGAGTTGAATACATCCTTCAGTTTCAAACCCGTATAGGGCGTGAACATATCCTGTGTAAGTCCGCCCTCGGGGATGTGGTCGCTCTTAATTATTAACGCGGTGGTAAGGTTCCTTATGACGTCCCCGGTCGACATGGAAGAGTCTCGAACCCTGTCCATAAAGTTCATGTTGTCGTATACAATAAATGTATTCAAAATGCGAGAAAGACGGATAAGTTCTTGCTAAAGCGGTTAGCGCAGAAACAGGATACACTGTAATGGGTAACCGTACCTTCTGCCTCCTAGCGTGATTGTGGAGGTCCTGGTTGATAGTAGAATAGCCGGATACGAAGCCCTGTCCCGCGAGCATATCTAGCGCCCTGCGGTTAAGGCTATTAAGGGTAAGGTAATTACCTATGACACGAGCAAGCCAGTTGGACTTGTTGCGATGCCGCGAATGGAGAACGTTTGCACTGAACATAAAGATCCGGCGATCTAGTTCCCTCTCGTAGCGCTCTGCGCTCTTGCGAGAGCTGCGAGGGTTGCGGAGCAGCCCCGATAGTAGTTTATGCTACGTCGGGGCGAGGCGCCGCATTAAAGCGTACACCTCTACGAAGGCGTGGGGCTGTGTGTACCGACgcatctcgtcgtcctcgccgtccgaCCGCTCCGAATCATCCCCGTCACTACTAGCTAAACCGGACTGTCCTAATAGACCACCCTCTATTTGCCCCGAAGCTATACCCGTCTGCCCCGAAGCCATACCCGCTGCTGTAGGTATCACCCCCTAAGTGTTGGAGCCAGCCTCCGGCTATGTATTCTCATCCTCTTTACTGCCGTCCTCTACATACGGCTAGACATATACACTACGACTGCCCTTACTAGCTCCCTGTGTATGCTGCCCCGAAGGAGTGGGCTCGCTTACTTTAGCCTAGCTTAAGGGCTTGGGGCCGCTAAACCTCCTAAGTATAGGGATATGCTTTATTAATGCATCAAGCTCCTTCTTAATTACACCCTTTCCCTAGAGCCTTTTAAACCGCCGACCCGCGACTCGAATCCTTTCTTTAATTAACAATAACCGTGCCCTCGTAGCCTTCTGGCTATCCTTTGCGATCCAAGACTCGACGAACTTAGGCACTAATAGGCAACAGTCTCGTAGTTGCTGTAGGACCTTATCGCGCTTGCTAGCAGTTATACGTCCTATCCGCCGGCTCGCACTAAAGGACCGGAGGGTTTCGTTAGGGTCAggtatgtcgctgtcgaggTCGCTGTCGAGGTCCCTGTCGGGGGACGACTAGGTAGAAGCAGCAGATAAGGGCTTGCTAGGCCTCCTGCTAGGCCGAGGGGTAGCGTCGGGGGAAACAAAGTCGGAATCAGCGTATACAGTAAGCTCGCTGCTAGGATAAGGCGTATTAGGCCGACTAGACGTGTTTGGCATAGTTTTTGGTCGGTTTTAGGGGAGAAAAACGCGTATATACGTGGAGTTCGGGGGATTAATAGTGTACAGTAGATTCCACCGTAGGATGTTTAACACCGGACAGAACAGAGGGAGTCTTGTGTTTCCTTACGTAAAAATATCGCGCTCTCCCTACAGAAAGGTATAGAAACTAGCTTAGACCCTCTAGGCACTTTCCTCCTCCTGTTGCTCCTATTAGCTAGAATTATTGTAGAGCCCTTAAATGTAAACAATCTTGCCCTAAAGGGGAATAGGTTTGCCCCGAAAGGGGCGCTAGCCCTAAAGGGGTCTAGTATAGAAGCCTATCGCCGAAGGCGACAGGCTTGCCTGTCACGTGCGGAGCACATTCGAGCCTGAGGCGAGAATATAAGTGCCTAGAGCGGTTCTGATCCACATGAGATAGACCCTGGCCGTGACTCCTCATAGGCTGTTCTATTGATACCGTTGAAACAGTGTTGTTCATCATAACAACGAGAGCCATGAAAGAACTCAGCGTTGGGTTGGCGATGCCGAAGTACGGTGGCCATCTGCTAAATTGTGAATGTGCAGATCATTCGCAgttgcatatgccgctatTCTTTTCCCACAAGTGTAGCAGCAAGCGATGCTGCGCTCATCGGATTGTAGAGACGTAACATTCGACAGCGTCATTGTACTCTCGTTCTCCTGCTCGGACTGCACACTCCAAGCCATGGAGGTCCAAACCGTGGGATTCAAGATGGAGCTGGACCATGAAGAGCACTTTATAATGGTTGGAGGTTCGTCAGACGTCAGAGATTAAACCAGGGCACCCGAGGATATCCCGGAGGATCCGAGCTCGGCTTCCTTCCTAATGCGGAACGCTAGTGCGAGCCAGGTGAAGGATTTTCGAATGTCGTTACCTTGGTACAGTACCGCATTGTTTTGACGTTCTGCCGACCTCGGTGATGCATGGCATGGGCGGCTGTAGGCACGGCAGTGATTGGTGCAACTCTGAACCCATCTGGCACTATTTGAGTAGGTATATACGCATAATTCTCTGAGCACTCCATCCAATCAAACGGTTTCGTGGTGTAGTGCATGTCTCCCAACCTGGTTGTCATGGTCTATCGCTAACAATAAGCAGTGGTTATCACGACAGTCTAACACTTGTGGGTCATCCCCATCAAGTCAGAACACTGTAGGTCTCCGGTTCAAGCCCGGACGAAATCAATCTTCGTCGAACGACCATGTTTTTGCTCATTTAGAGTAATCGTTTATTTTTGAAAGTCGCTCAAAACGCAGCGACTGTATGTAGGGGTCTTATTGTAGGTACTTTTTGCTGTGGTGTGTTCGGTAACGCACATGTTATTCTCGCTAACGTCAGCCTGCCGAACCGCCATGCACATATAGAAGAGTACTGTAGTCCACTTTGTTTGCAGACGCAGGTGAAAGAGCTTCTCCTACTGTTGGCTCACTCCCTGCCATTCACCGACTTTCCAGCGGAGCGTGCCTCGTAGCCGGTCGCAACAAATATAACCAGCGGCTATCAAGACAACAACGAGACAACATTGATACATCACAATCATCAATTGCAAATACATCAATAATCCCCGACTTCATTCACTCACTCAACCAAAGTTGCCAGATCCGGCTAGCGTGCTTTTTCACAGCAAGAAGTGGAAGGCACGAGTTCTGGTATATTTGACATGTACACACAGTCCAGCACTCCATCGCAACTACCACACCACCTCCACACCACACCTACGGCGCCTGAGTCTTCCCAACATGCGCGTCACGCTCGTGATAACTCCACTGGTTGCCCTGCGGCTTCTCCTCGAGGTCCTCCCATCTGCCATCACGTCAGCACACATCTCAACAACACATCACATCACAACTTACACCTGACTCTCCAACAGCGTATCCACCAGCTGCTTCTCACCCTCCGCAACCTGAATGACTTCCTCAATCAATCCAGCACCTATCTTCGACTCCATCTCATTCACTTGCGCCGCAGTCAATGGCGGCTCACCATCAATGTGAGGAATGTTGGCCTTCTCCGCAAACAAATCCCTCGCCATATCCCGTGCCTGATTCTTCCTCTCTGCGGCCGTGCGAGGTCCCTCTGGTCGTGGCGCACCaatctcctcgtcatccCACTCCACATTCTTGACCGCCCGCTCAAAACCAGCCTTCCACACAATGTTGTACTCTTTTGACCCGCTCAGCGTTGTGATTGGGATCTTTCGGAATGCCTCGGGGTATTGATCCACAATCGCAGCCGTCTTGTTCTGCCACTCTTCCAATCCGGCGGGCTTGATAGACTCCACGACTCCCATCCGCTGCTTGGTGAGTGCCTCGGTGGACTGACGGTATACGGAGTGTTCGGGAAACTGCTTGAGCTTTTCGAGCGTCGAgtggtagaggtagaggaggGTACTCCGCGGGCTGGAGTGTGTGACGAGACCTGTGATGCCGGTCGGCGCGCCGGCCTCGAGGTATTGTGCGCCGCTCTTCTGCACAACAGCGAAGAGGCGTAGAGTGGCCCTCATGTTCGCGGCGGTGTGGTATGTCGAGTGTCGAGCGATGTCAATGAAGTCGGCGGCGAATATATGTCAAGCTTCCGGCATTGGAGATTCGACTGATGACCAGCGCGACGGCTTGACTTAGTCATGATGTGGAGACGCCCGATGGATGGAATTTGGCTCACGACTCGCTTGCGCCCCTTCCGCTGAGCAGATTACAGAACCAGAGACCCGATGCCACGACTGTGAAAGACCATCCCGACGACTGCGCCGCCTTCTTGCCCGTTCGCGCGAGCATTTCTTATTATTGACGACCTTATCACGACGAATCCCTGCCATAACCGAGACACCTCACGCCACGCCCAACAAAGCCAGGTTGCGCGAGAGGACACCTTCGCGTTTCGCAGTCGCGACACACACAATTCGAGCCGGGCCTTTGCGCCCTCCACATACCCTCCATCATGCGCACATCGACCTTGTTCCGACTGCTGGCATTGCCTCTCATCGgcttcaccaccgccgcggACCCCGGACAAGACCATCCAGCAGCCGCGCCTGAATTACTCGGACAGGACAACACGAAGGCGGGTGCGAAATACGAGGGCAATACAGCCTCAACAACAGACGGTGGTGCCAGCGAAGGTACCACATTTAATGGCAAGCATGTGCCTCCGGTCACAGAAATCGACGGAGCCGCGCTCAATGAAACGATAAAGGCCGGCTACTGGATGGTCGAATTCTTCAGCCCATACTGCAAGCACTGCAAACTATTCGCTCCGGCATGGCAAACGACATACGAATTCTACTACGCTTCCGAGCCCGTACCACAATCATCCGGCTCCGGCGAGAGTCACGACGACATGAACAGCTTTACGCGATACTATGACTACAAATTTGCAAAGGTGGACTGTGTTGCGAATGGAGATGCGTGCGCGGAAAAGGGCATCCTGCAGTTCCCCACTGTGGTCGTCTACAAAGATGGAAAGGAGCTTGAAAACAGGGTTGGAGGCAAGAGCGTAGAGGAGATGAGCCAGTGGATTGAAGAGGTATTGGAGACAATCCGTCCAGGTTCGAGACCGCCAGGTGGTCCGACATTGCCAAAGGTTGGGGATAATTCGGTtggagaggtggagaagacgCCTGTGGCAGTGGATAACAAGGAGGACAAGAGCCCCGAAAAGCCTGCGCCGGCGGCTCCAGTCGTCAAAACCACTCCGAAGGTGAAAGCCAACCCCGACGGTCAGTCTGTTAGCTTAACAGAGGAGACGTTCGACAAGCTGGTCACGAATACGCGTCAGCCTTGGTTCGTCAAATTCTATGCACCGTGGTGCCACCATTGTCAAGCCATGGCTCCCAACTGGCAAGGGATGGCAAGACAAATGGAAGGCAAGCTCAATGTGGGTGAGGTCAACTGCGATGTCGAGTCAAAGCTTTGCAAGGATATCAAAGTTCGCAGCTTTCCGACCATCTTATACTTCCGCGGCGGCGAACGCATCGAGTACGAGGGACTCCGCGGCCTCGGCGATCTAATGAGCTTTGCCAACAAGGCTGTAGCAACCATTGAAGGTGTCGCCGATGTTACGGCCGCCGATTTTGAGGCtctggagaagaaggaggaggtcaTCTTCTTGTACTTCTACGATCAGGCAACTACCAGCGAAGACTTCATGGCCCTGGAACGGCTCGTGCTCAGCTTGGTGGGCCACGCCAAACTGGTCAAGACCAAGGATCCAGCTCTGAACGAACGCTTCAAGATCAGCACATGGCCACGCCTTGTTGTCAGCCGTGATGGGAAGGCTTCGTACTACACTGCGCTCTCACCACGCGATATGCGTGACACTCGGCGAGTCCTGGACTGGATGAGGACAGTCTGGCTTCCCATTGTCCCGGAGCTGACTGCTCTCAATGCTCGAGAGATTATGGATGGGAAGCTTGTAGTCCTTGGAATCCTTAACCGCGATCGCAAGGAAGAGTTCCTCAGCGCAAAGCGTGAGATCAAGAATGCCGCTCTGGAATGGATCGATAAGCAGACACAAGCGTTTCAACTCGAAAGGCAAGAATTGCGCGATGCGAAGCAATTGCGGATTGAGGAAGCGGAAGACCGCAATGATCAACGTGCCCTCCGGGCTGCCAAGCAGATCCGCATCAACATGGACGACATTGAGCGAAGAGAAGTCGGCTTCGCCTGGGTGGATGGCGTGTTCTGGGAGAGATGGGTCCGCACAACATTCGGCATCAGCGTGGCGGATGGCGAAAGGGTCGTCGTCAATGATGAGCGCAATCACCGATACTGGGACAACACGATGACTGGCAACCCAATCGTGCCCAGTCGAACTTCGATCTTGGAGACACTTCCCAGGATTGTCGCAAACCCACCCAAGATCCCTGCCAAGCtcaccaccaacgccatTGGACATATCTGGTGGGTCTTTAAGCAACAAGTATCCGAGCATCCAATCGTGAGTGGTGGTTTGGTTGTGCTGATCCTTGGCGCCTTGCTTTGGAATCGGAGACGCGGAGCGGCAGGAGGATACATCCGCCTGAGCGAAAAGGGCGGTATGGACGGTCTACTTGGTGGCAACTCAGGAGCAGCACAAGGAAAGGTCGATTGAGTGTGATATAGTGCATTGTATATGAGCATTTCCTGCTTCGACGCCTGTGCTCCTTGGGATGCGTTGTTTCAGCTGGCCAGCAGGTGAGTAGAAAGTGCGGCCGTCCAGGTTGGCAGCATGATCGGAAGAAGCGATTCGAACGTCCGCCACAAAGCGCCTCCGTATTGTGCCGTGACCAGGCACAGGATATCCAGCAAGATCATGGTCACTGCCCACTGGCGAGGCATTGTCTGTGCGATGACTCGAATGTCGTATGTGGATGGATTTCTCTTCACTTTGGAGCATGCGTGCCGGGCAGACAAAGATCCAGCAACTTCgattcacttcactttcgTCCGCCGGCGCTAGTCAGTTGTGCTCCAACGTGCGCGGGCGGAGCATGACACAATCAAAAGAAAGCAAACGACGCATTTGGAGCACCAAGAAAATCGACATTCTGAGTCAAAGTCGTTCATTGCAGCACAGCACGCAAGGTTCAACGCAATGTGAACCGAGTCCATCAACCATATCAACCACATCAACCACTTCAACCACGTCGACCACATCGACCACATCGCTCGGACGCCATGGCTAACATAAGAGCGATCCCGGGGTTCTTAACGAACGACCATGTCCGCGCGTGCTTCGAGCTAGATCAAGAGATGCTGAGAGCCCACTTCCAAGGTCCCAAAATATGCAGAGGGCACCGCGCGCATCTTGCTAGCGAGCCCAAACCTTCCACCTCTGTTCCGTATTCACGCCTGCATGGTCCTCGGCTGCAACAACGATTTCAATTCCGATTCTCTCGAAATGGCCAGACAAGGAGTGCGGACGGCAGAGCTCATCATCAGCGATCGCGCAGGTGAACCGAGCGAAATGGAGATGCGTCTTCACAAAGATGTCAAGGCTGTTCTCAAGGCAGCACAGGAAGCATACGACAAGCATGAGAACGAGAACCAGGACAAAGGCAAAGATGACGATCAGACGGAACGTGGAGCTGCAGAAAAAGAAattggaagaggaggaaagagACAAGTGCGAAcagaggaagatgatgagCTGGTCTGAAGCTCCGACTGGTAGGATCGAAGAGGACCCAAGCGAGATGAGTGGAGGCTTCTCTTCATTTGACGGTCCAGAACTACCGCAGGTTGTCGAAAGTGAACGATGATGTACTCCTGCCCAAGGTGGACAGATATTGCAGCCGCTCTACCTCCATTGCCCTGATTGCTCTGCAGTCCGGGAGAACAGAGAATATAATGTCGGAGCTCCGGAGAGATTGTTGTGGTCGTCTTCACTGTGTCGAACGTAGAGCATTGAATTGTGTGGTCAAAAAGGGCGATGTCGAAATAAGTCGATGCGTGCGGTTGATTCAGCCCGCCCGAGTCAAAGAAAAGAATTGCTTAGTCACTCCCTCACCCCTGAAACGGCAACATCACCTCAACCCGAAAGCGGCGGTGCGAACCTTCCAACGTGTCCCAAAATAAACCTCAAACGAACAccacctctccttcttcctctcgtTGCGACTTTTTGATCCAACGCTTTGTACATATTGACGTCCGCCCGCCATGATCGCACGGTTGTCCCTTGCTTTGCGCTTGGCCGCGACATTCTACACCGCCCTGGCCTCGGCAGCTTCACAACAACCTCTTGGGGTCGAATTACCTGGTTACAAAGTAGGCCAGCCTATACCGGTCTCCTGCCTAAACCGGACAGTGTATGATAGCACCCGCTCAACAACTTTTCGACTTCACATTGACCATTTCTTCACAGTGACACCGGCGAACACATTACCGACGAGTCCGGCCAACTGTCCTACGTGCCTGCCTTCCGCTGTAATGAGACTGGTCGGCCTCTCGAGCTCGTCTTTGGCGTAGAAAAGGACATCAATTGCACAATCGACTTTATCGACGACCCGTTtttccacctcctcgaatTCTACGTCCACAACGATGCGCCGCTTACATGTCGAGTTCCCTCGAAACCTCTCCCGCCGGCGGTGATGGAAAAAGAGTTTAAGGAGGGCACAAAGGACAACACGGATGGGCAAGGGAGCTTGAGCGATGTGTATACGCCGATGATCATTGCATTGACGGGCACGCTGCAGCTCAGTCATCTGCATGTTAGCACGAGTATGAACGTGTTACTGCATGCGGCGCCGAAGTCGATTTCGCCGGGAACGATCGCTGCGGCGACGGCGTATTCGATTTCGAGGGATCCGCCCTCGAGACTAGTCATTGGAGACCCGTTGCCGTTCAGGTTCAGTGTGAGGTGGTACCCGAATACACAATTGCCTTCTGGTTGGGCCGGCGTGGGTGGACATTTGACGCTCAGCACAATGGTGTACTGCGTACTTTCGGCGTTGGCTTCAGCGGCGATATGTGTGGCATATTTCAGAGGAGTGGAGTTACCGAGGAGGCTGAAGAGTCACGGAAAAGATCGGCTGGGCGGCATGGAGAGGGGTGGACTGGGTGGATACGGCCTCGCAGGTGCGAACGGATACGGCATGCCAGTCACGAATGGGTTCGGAGTGTATGGCATTGGGAAGAGGGACTAGGACGGTGATGTCAAAAGCATTCTACAGCGTACGCATGAGATACCAGTTCGAGCGAATGTACTGATATTGTTTGATATGACAGTCATCCTTCCATCGTTCTTCAGACTTGGCGACATTGCTCTCAGCCTTCTTTCCCGAGGCGTGCAGCACCATTTGCCGCCTGACTGAGAATGTTAGTGCCGGCTCACGACGAAGCCATTCCATCATGGTGAGGGAAACGTGAGAGCTGCTCGAGAGTGAGATCAGCCCTGCGACCATCCGCAAGACTGCTCACTGGCATCTGCTGTTTGTGCCGAAGTTCCTAGCCAATTGCCCTGAAGCCCTCACGCACCCTCGTCCTTGCCGAAGAACACCCAGCGTCTCTCGACATCCACCACGCagtcgtcgtcctcatcgacctcttcgacAGAAGGCCGCCGATATTTGCCCTTGGAGTCTCCTCCGCGAGAAGGGGCGTCCAGCTTGTCGCAAATCATGCACCTAGCGCTCTTTTGGCCGCGACGAGGGGCTTCAGCCCGGAGTACGTCCAGACAGTCCTTGCAGTATACGTGAGAGCACGACGCCAGCTGCTGCGGATCCTGAAGAGGCCACCAACATTTGTCACACGACTGATCCGCCTCCGAAGCGGCGCCCGTGGTGCTGGCTTTCTTTGACTTGGTCTGCGGCAGTtcatcttctttcttctttgGCTTGGAGTGTTTCCTGCTGGAATGCTCCTCGAGATTCTCGCTTGACTTCTGCGCGCCCATTGACGGCTCGACATTTTCCTTCCCGTTGGATTTGGCTCGCTTGCTGCTGCGCTCTCCCTCGGCAGTTTGGTTGTTGGAGTCTGCGCGGCGCTTGCTGCCTGGATTGCGGagtttcttcttctccttctccagcttctCCACCTTCGCCAGCTTTTCTTCATACTCGAGTTTCTTAGCTTTCTGCTGTTTTTCATCCTCGCAGATCTCAGCTTTGAGGCGCCGCAATTCGATATTGATTTCGTTCTCACGCTCGAGATTGGTTCTACCAGCAGCGCCACGGGAAGCACGGTCGCCCATGGTGACGTGAGAAGCCGTGGGCTTTGGACGTGATTGAGGAGATGTTTGTTGGTGTGGAGGTAGAAGTGCAAGATTGAGTATGTGTCGTTGAGTGTCTTATGCTCGGAACCAGCGGCATGAGACTTATGGACCGCGATCCACTGCAGCCTGGCGCTCCGAGTGAAGCAAAATGGTATTCGCATATGACAATCATTGACATTGTCACAAGCAGAGATCTTCGCATTATGGTTCGCCTTCATTCTGTGGACCTCTGGAAGTATCAGGATCTTCACGAGGGAATCACAACATGTGAGCACGCTTCTGCTCCGCTCATCGAATATTAGTCAAGGCTGGTCAAGGTTCGAGTCTTGACTTAGTATTGCTACACTGCtgagacggtcgtccactTTATGAAATCCGTTTACCAACTTTTCTgagtcgaagagcttctaCCGCCGCTCCTGTGACCTCCGC contains:
- the THI gene encoding protein disulfide isomerase is translated as MRTSTLFRLLALPLIGFTTAADPGQDHPAAAPELLGQDNTKAGAKYEGNTASTTDGGASEGTTFNGKHVPPVTEIDGAALNETIKAGYWMVEFFSPYCKHCKLFAPAWQTTYEFYYASEPVPQSSGSGESHDDMNSFTRYYDYKFAKVDCVANGDACAEKGILQFPTVVVYKDGKELENRVGGKSVEEMSQWIEEVLETIRPGSRPPGGPTLPKVGDNSVGEVEKTPVAVDNKEDKSPEKPAPAAPVVKTTPKVKANPDGQSVSLTEETFDKLVTNTRQPWFVKFYAPWCHHCQAMAPNWQGMARQMEGKLNVGEVNCDVESKLCKDIKVRSFPTILYFRGGERIEYEGLRGLGDLMSFANKAVATIEGVADVTAADFEALEKKEEVIFLYFYDQATTSEDFMALERLVLSLVGHAKLVKTKDPALNERFKISTWPRLVVSRDGKASYYTALSPRDMRDTRRVLDWMRTVWLPIVPELTALNAREIMDGKLVVLGILNRDRKEEFLSAKREIKNAALEWIDKQTQAFQLERQELRDAKQLRIEEAEDRNDQRALRAAKQIRINMDDIERREVGFAWVDGVFWERWVRTTFGISVADGERVVVNDERNHRYWDNTMTGNPIVPSRTSILETLPRIVANPPKIPAKLTTNAIGHIWWVFKQQVSEHPIVSGGLVVLILGALLWNRRRGAAGGYIRLSEKGGMDGLLGGNSGAAQGKVD